A genomic stretch from Erigeron canadensis isolate Cc75 chromosome 9, C_canadensis_v1, whole genome shotgun sequence includes:
- the LOC122581024 gene encoding protein MAINTENANCE OF PSII UNDER HIGH LIGHT 1: MGSSSAALSASSSCSTNMRTHFLFDKNKNFVCKKRQNHLKIIRASDDSQEDCNVEECAPDKEVGKVSMEWLAGEKTKVAGTFPPRRRDWSGYVEKDTAGQTNIYSVEPAVYVAESAISSGTSGMSADGSENTAALVGFGGLLAVAAASVVLLQVGKNPPPIQTLDYSGPSLSYYITKFKPSEIVQVSVPTEPEPTAQPESSTPQVVDSESSETETALAEQPEGVTQQEPEVEVGSG, translated from the exons atgggttcatcatcagcagcattGTCAGCAAGCAGCAGCTGTAGCACAAACATGAGAACACATTTCTTATTTGACAAAAACAAGAATTTTGTTTGCAAGAAGAGACAAAATCATCTTAAAATAATAAGAGCTTCTGATGATTCACAGGAGGATTGCAACGTTGAAGAATGTGCCCCTGATAAAGAG GTAGGGAAAGTAAGCATGGAATGGCTAGCCGGGGAGAAAACCAAAGTTGCGGGAACATTCCCACCTCGTAGGCGTGATTGGAGCGGCTATGTGGAAAAGGACACAGCTGGGCAGACAAATATATATTCCGTTGAG CCTGCAGTATATGTGGCAGAGAGTGCAATTAGCTCAGGGACTTCAGGTATGTCTGCTGATGGATCAGAGAATACAGCAGCATTAGTTGGTTTTGGCGGCCTTCTTGCCGTTGCTGCTGCATCAGTAGTCCTCCTTCAAGTAGGGAAGAACCCGCCCCCGATACAAACATTAGATTACTCAGGCCCATCCCTTAGTTACTACATTACCAAATTCAAACCTTCGGAAATTGTTCAAGTTTCAGTGCCAACAGAACCTGAGCCAACTGCACAGCCAGAGAGTTCTACCCCACAAGTAGTAGATTCAGAATCTTCAGAAACCGAGACAGCTTTAGCTGAACAGCCAGAGGGTGTTACACAACAAGAGCCAGAGGTTGAGGTTGGATCTGGCTAA